Proteins encoded by one window of Candidatus Alcyoniella australis:
- a CDS encoding glycoside hydrolase family 88 protein yields the protein MELSHRTRLPLTLFALVALLVALLLCIGCDTGDDDDDDDQLDTPPSIIAACDLADTWIETWEPAQLGWSWDTGILMMGLWELGEYSGEQRYNDYVRTWLDSWIERGYTISWSDHCPPGLLALRLYRQTGEQQYRKVVDDVRQYIFERADRTPDGGLNHMASISGNQLWVDTLFMVTPFLLELGELDQDAAAYDEAALQITIFQGRLQDPDSGLFRHAYDADDDVLMPAEPLFWGRGNGWALVAMSNALNKLPSDHVSRPQIAQAYARQLAAVLPLVEADQGRWHTVLNAPESYLETSISALFAWGIYLGIAADAADPALTGEADAALQGALDQVLVDEADDTLLLGTSFGTSPGDLAHYQEVLKGENVAYGIGIYLLATIERARSAPSSDLEPPRGTDEQYVHPPAESAGNEIWGTFYIARGRFDHALESYAAALEQDPSQGEAALGSATVLIVRAALDLLEQYNLYASGQIELSEMLTFIRSDLEDELGAAGTLLSLVEDDSALQWNIERLLMLGAGGSTALGACEIDAGDALLLHAASELLIGAGYFGHLMPSSQLDAGDEKSIGLGLDHLLDGLDLLLLSIDSIMAETDDQSDDLIPQNLLMLQGEFGLPGILPPTPIDELLADLGSVGDWLAGKPMPDTLVRWIKIIKTALELIRSIFP from the coding sequence ATGGAACTGTCGCACCGCACCCGTCTGCCCCTGACGTTGTTCGCCCTGGTGGCGTTGCTCGTCGCGCTGTTGCTTTGCATCGGCTGCGATACAGGCGACGACGATGACGACGACGATCAGCTCGACACGCCGCCCTCGATCATTGCGGCGTGCGATTTGGCCGACACCTGGATCGAGACCTGGGAACCGGCACAGCTGGGCTGGAGCTGGGACACGGGGATCCTGATGATGGGCCTCTGGGAGCTGGGCGAGTACAGCGGCGAGCAGCGCTACAACGACTACGTGCGCACATGGCTCGACTCGTGGATCGAGCGCGGCTACACCATCTCCTGGTCTGATCACTGCCCGCCGGGACTGCTGGCGCTGCGGCTCTATCGCCAAACCGGCGAGCAGCAATACCGCAAAGTGGTGGACGACGTGCGCCAGTACATCTTCGAGCGCGCCGACCGCACCCCCGATGGCGGTCTGAACCACATGGCCTCGATCTCGGGCAACCAACTTTGGGTCGATACGCTGTTCATGGTCACGCCGTTTCTGCTTGAGCTCGGCGAGCTGGACCAGGACGCCGCGGCCTATGACGAGGCCGCGCTGCAAATCACGATCTTCCAGGGACGATTGCAGGACCCGGACAGCGGCCTGTTCCGCCACGCCTACGACGCGGACGACGACGTGCTGATGCCCGCGGAGCCGCTGTTCTGGGGGCGCGGCAACGGCTGGGCGCTGGTGGCGATGTCCAACGCGCTGAACAAACTGCCCAGCGATCACGTGTCCCGGCCGCAGATTGCGCAGGCCTACGCGCGGCAGCTCGCGGCCGTGCTGCCATTGGTCGAGGCGGACCAGGGGCGCTGGCACACTGTGCTCAACGCGCCGGAGTCGTATCTCGAGACCTCGATCAGCGCGCTGTTCGCCTGGGGCATCTACCTCGGGATCGCCGCCGACGCTGCCGACCCGGCGCTGACCGGCGAGGCCGACGCCGCGCTGCAGGGCGCGTTGGATCAGGTGCTCGTTGACGAGGCGGACGATACGCTGCTGCTGGGCACGTCGTTCGGCACCAGCCCCGGCGACCTGGCGCACTACCAGGAGGTGCTCAAGGGCGAGAACGTGGCCTACGGCATCGGCATCTATTTGCTGGCCACAATCGAGCGCGCGCGATCCGCTCCCTCGTCCGATCTCGAGCCGCCGCGCGGCACGGACGAGCAGTACGTGCATCCGCCCGCGGAATCAGCCGGCAACGAGATTTGGGGAACGTTCTACATTGCGCGCGGACGCTTCGACCACGCGCTGGAGAGCTACGCCGCGGCCCTCGAGCAAGACCCGTCCCAGGGCGAGGCCGCGTTGGGCAGCGCCACGGTGCTGATCGTGCGCGCGGCCCTGGATCTGCTCGAACAATACAACCTCTACGCCTCAGGACAGATCGAGCTGAGCGAAATGCTGACCTTCATCCGCTCGGATCTCGAGGACGAGTTGGGCGCTGCCGGAACGCTACTGAGCCTGGTCGAGGATGATAGCGCGCTACAGTGGAACATCGAGCGGCTGCTGATGTTGGGGGCCGGCGGCTCCACCGCACTGGGCGCGTGCGAGATCGATGCCGGAGACGCGCTGCTGTTGCACGCAGCATCGGAGCTGCTGATCGGCGCGGGATACTTTGGGCACCTGATGCCCAGCTCACAGCTTGACGCGGGCGATGAGAAGTCCATCGGCCTGGGCCTGGATCATCTGCTCGACGGTCTGGATTTGCTGCTGCTCTCCATCGACTCGATCATGGCCGAGACCGACGATCAGTCCGACGATTTAATCCCGCAGAACCTGCTGATGCTCCAAGGCGAGTTCGGGCTGCCGGGCATTTTGCCGCCCACGCCGATCGACGAACTGCTGGCCGACCTGGGGAGCGTCGGCGATTGGCTGGCGGGCAAGCCGATGCCCGATACCCTGGTGCGCTGGATCAAGATCATCAAAACCGCGCTGGAGTTGATCCGCTCGATCTTCCCCTAG
- a CDS encoding histidine phosphatase family protein: protein MRMVKSMIVLVRHGETGYNRDRIVQGRTDTDLSFLGERQARKLGPLLAPIKFHSAFVSPQSRARRTFELLSDGMELEPVFDERLVEVDYGQWEGRRFSELWSEQRDELLKFFSDPAAFQVPGGESLTQLEQRVDEFIEQRLPAAHEERNTLVVAHGGSLRMIVCRMLGLSPSQHFFGLEMGNCSITTLLRIPGRTMLQCLNWRPEPLDKLPF, encoded by the coding sequence ATGCGAATGGTGAAATCGATGATCGTGCTGGTGCGCCACGGCGAGACCGGCTACAACCGCGACCGGATAGTCCAGGGCCGCACGGACACGGATTTGAGCTTTCTGGGCGAGCGTCAGGCGCGCAAACTCGGTCCGCTGCTGGCCCCGATAAAATTTCACTCCGCGTTCGTTAGCCCCCAAAGCCGCGCCCGGCGCACCTTTGAGCTGCTCTCCGATGGTATGGAGCTCGAGCCGGTGTTCGACGAGCGGCTGGTCGAAGTCGACTACGGTCAGTGGGAGGGCCGGCGCTTCAGCGAGCTTTGGAGCGAGCAGCGGGACGAGCTGCTCAAGTTTTTCAGCGACCCGGCCGCGTTCCAGGTCCCCGGCGGCGAGAGTCTGACGCAGCTGGAGCAGCGCGTGGACGAGTTCATCGAGCAACGCCTGCCCGCGGCGCACGAGGAGCGCAACACGCTGGTCGTGGCCCACGGCGGCAGCCTGCGGATGATCGTCTGCCGTATGCTCGGACTTTCGCCTTCGCAGCATTTTTTCGGCCTGGAAATGGGCAACTGCTCGATCACCACGCTGCTGCGGATCCCCGGACGCACCATGCTGCAATGCCTCAACTGGCGTCCCGAGCCGCTGGACAAGCTGCCTTTTTAG
- a CDS encoding class I SAM-dependent methyltransferase: MNNSGNRITKRPWICPSCGATLLNLGDVLICTAQGLSFPRRDGLIYLLAPGRAESLESRLPRLAALRKEEGLDLGDYDAPASLPEVDPDNPWASLWEQRAISWRAAVEQLDQLFGSRRLRLIDLGAASCWMSLRLAQQGHDVLACDPCPDGDIGLGAAGRLAAQPPFERVVCELERLPLGPGCVDAVLCSGALHHAQSVDATLEQAQRVLAPGGALLIFDSPLVRFREDGQRMVRGLAAEIEQGYGLPPWVDEPFFVRDELEELLRERGFEPRFTRPRRGWRWRANSLASALASGGTVAEYPLVVATKLASDD; this comes from the coding sequence ATGAATAATTCGGGTAATAGAATTACGAAGCGACCCTGGATTTGCCCCAGTTGCGGCGCGACGCTGCTCAACCTGGGCGACGTGCTGATCTGTACGGCCCAGGGGCTGAGCTTTCCGCGCCGGGACGGATTGATCTATCTGCTGGCCCCGGGCCGCGCCGAGAGCCTCGAGTCGCGGCTGCCGCGGCTGGCCGCGTTGCGCAAGGAGGAGGGTCTGGACCTGGGCGACTACGACGCGCCCGCGTCGCTGCCCGAGGTCGATCCGGACAATCCCTGGGCCTCGCTGTGGGAGCAGCGCGCGATCAGTTGGCGCGCGGCCGTCGAGCAGCTCGATCAGCTGTTCGGCAGCCGCAGACTGCGGCTGATTGATCTGGGGGCCGCGAGCTGTTGGATGAGCCTGCGTCTGGCGCAGCAGGGGCACGACGTGTTGGCCTGCGATCCTTGTCCGGATGGCGACATCGGCCTGGGCGCCGCCGGGCGATTGGCCGCGCAGCCGCCGTTCGAGCGCGTGGTCTGCGAGCTCGAGCGTTTGCCCTTGGGGCCCGGCTGTGTGGATGCGGTGCTCTGTTCGGGCGCGCTGCATCATGCCCAGTCGGTGGACGCGACCCTGGAGCAGGCGCAGCGCGTATTGGCTCCGGGCGGCGCGCTGCTGATTTTCGATTCGCCGCTGGTGCGTTTCCGTGAGGACGGGCAGCGCATGGTTCGCGGCCTGGCCGCGGAGATCGAGCAGGGGTACGGGCTGCCGCCGTGGGTCGATGAGCCGTTCTTTGTGCGCGACGAGCTTGAGGAGCTGCTGCGCGAGCGCGGATTCGAGCCGCGCTTCACCCGACCTCGACGCGGCTGGCGTTGGCGGGCCAACAGTCTGGCCTCGGCCCTGGCCAGCGGCGGCACGGTCGCCGAGTATCCGCTGGTGGTCGCCACAAAGCTGGCATCGGATGATTAA
- a CDS encoding SRPBCC family protein, whose translation MFKRTALLCVIVCLALAPAAYGATFKNPVKAPGVDVKSIEALLNFGQLLIVETDEGGRPKLTTGGILIEAPTQQVWDVLQDYEHYHEFMPSTERVSVLRREGNTVDTKFEITFQFSVLKYNVEYTTRNTLHEPHSATWVMVEGDINDTWGGWELIELPGGSTAAFYSVYSDIRSIGYVVRKVLDSEPSFEVAVNSSTVILVLDAVKQRVESMPAKPAEDDEAEQPAEQPDTDEGS comes from the coding sequence ATGTTTAAGCGTACCGCTTTACTATGCGTAATCGTCTGCCTCGCGCTGGCGCCGGCCGCTTACGGCGCGACGTTCAAGAATCCGGTCAAGGCGCCGGGCGTGGACGTCAAATCCATCGAGGCCCTGCTCAACTTCGGCCAATTGCTGATCGTCGAGACCGACGAGGGCGGCCGTCCCAAACTGACCACCGGCGGCATTCTGATCGAGGCCCCGACGCAGCAGGTCTGGGACGTGCTGCAGGACTACGAGCACTACCACGAGTTCATGCCAAGCACCGAGCGGGTTTCGGTTCTGCGCCGCGAGGGGAACACTGTCGACACCAAGTTCGAGATCACCTTCCAATTCTCGGTGCTCAAGTACAACGTCGAGTACACCACCCGCAACACGTTGCACGAGCCTCACAGCGCCACCTGGGTAATGGTCGAGGGCGACATCAACGATACCTGGGGCGGCTGGGAGCTGATCGAGCTGCCCGGCGGAAGTACGGCGGCGTTCTACTCGGTCTACTCGGACATCCGCAGCATCGGCTACGTGGTGCGCAAGGTGCTCGACTCCGAGCCGAGCTTCGAGGTGGCGGTCAACTCCTCCACCGTGATTCTGGTGCTCGATGCGGTCAAACAGCGCGTCGAGAGCATGCCCGCAAAGCCCGCCGAGGATGATGAGGCGGAGCAGCCCGCGGAGCAGCCCGATACCGACGAAGGGAGCTGA
- a CDS encoding zf-TFIIB domain-containing protein: protein MDCPDGHGPMNTEQLDDVEIDVCQTCGGIWLDNGELKRLLNDQHVEIDDQTRKQLKQLRAGKPKIDWSEQRLCPVCGEKMRQTNYSYSSHVIIDHCDKHGVWLDSGEIELLEAFSEGGRKLMDMAGEAYAEMAASRARSLNLIHGINETRYNSMRFTKRGKFASMAWITAYLLGDR, encoded by the coding sequence ATGGATTGTCCCGACGGCCACGGCCCGATGAACACCGAGCAGCTCGACGACGTTGAAATCGACGTCTGTCAGACCTGCGGCGGCATCTGGCTCGACAACGGCGAGCTCAAGCGCCTGCTCAACGACCAACATGTTGAGATCGACGACCAGACGCGCAAACAGCTCAAGCAACTGCGCGCAGGCAAGCCCAAGATCGACTGGTCGGAGCAGCGGCTGTGTCCGGTCTGCGGCGAGAAGATGCGCCAGACCAACTACAGCTATTCCTCGCACGTGATCATCGACCATTGCGACAAGCACGGCGTGTGGCTCGATTCGGGCGAGATCGAGCTGCTCGAGGCGTTTTCCGAGGGCGGCCGCAAGCTGATGGACATGGCCGGTGAGGCCTACGCCGAGATGGCCGCGAGTAGGGCGCGGAGCCTGAATTTGATCCACGGCATCAACGAGACGCGCTACAACAGCATGCGGTTTACCAAGCGCGGCAAGTTCGCGTCCATGGCCTGGATTACGGCCTACCTGCTCGGCGATCGCTGA
- a CDS encoding lysophospholipid acyltransferase family protein, translating into MSSTPSTSTSAPQAFPWPPHKVLEYSLANTRQVRLRGNYATRLGVWLMLRLVRGLSWNCAYRLGSMIGRLLGLLRIRRSVAMTNLDIVYGQTKTAAQKKKIYRDSLLNVGRQMVNYLRIPLMDDKFWDECFDLENEHILRDAYNQGRGVIFLYMHFGPWELPGGKISRAGYPLAVVAKRLKNPVVDKLMIDARSAMNLGTIFHRDAMDRIRSGLKSGEGIIMVIDQNMKRSQGVFVDWLGRSASTVRSTAWIARETGAPVITGYAVQTGPKRFKMVMTEQIDWQSHPDPDQELIVNTQRYVGALEKRIYQMPEQWFWLHRRWKVQPEGVANPYDKPSNSSVS; encoded by the coding sequence ATGAGTTCAACGCCCTCTACATCAACATCCGCACCTCAAGCTTTTCCCTGGCCCCCGCACAAGGTCCTCGAGTACTCCCTTGCCAACACCAGGCAGGTGCGGCTGCGGGGCAATTACGCGACACGCTTGGGCGTCTGGCTGATGCTGCGTCTGGTGCGCGGCCTGTCGTGGAATTGCGCCTACCGCCTGGGCTCGATGATCGGTCGGCTGCTGGGCCTGCTGCGCATCCGGCGCTCCGTGGCGATGACCAATCTCGATATCGTCTATGGCCAGACCAAGACCGCGGCGCAGAAGAAAAAGATCTATCGCGATTCGCTGCTCAACGTCGGCCGCCAGATGGTCAACTATTTGCGCATTCCGCTGATGGACGATAAATTTTGGGACGAATGCTTCGACCTTGAGAACGAGCATATTCTCCGCGACGCCTACAACCAGGGCCGCGGAGTGATTTTTCTCTACATGCACTTCGGCCCCTGGGAGCTGCCCGGCGGCAAGATCAGTCGCGCGGGCTATCCGTTGGCCGTGGTGGCCAAGCGGCTGAAGAACCCGGTGGTCGACAAGCTGATGATCGACGCGCGCAGCGCAATGAACCTGGGCACGATCTTCCACCGCGACGCCATGGACCGCATTCGCAGCGGGCTGAAAAGCGGCGAGGGGATCATCATGGTCATCGACCAAAACATGAAGCGCTCCCAGGGCGTGTTCGTCGATTGGCTGGGACGCAGCGCCTCCACCGTGCGCTCGACCGCCTGGATCGCCCGCGAGACCGGTGCGCCGGTGATCACCGGCTACGCGGTGCAGACCGGTCCCAAGCGCTTTAAAATGGTGATGACCGAACAGATCGACTGGCAGTCGCACCCGGACCCCGACCAGGAGCTGATCGTCAATACCCAGCGCTACGTGGGCGCCCTGGAGAAACGCATCTACCAGATGCCCGAGCAATGGTTCTGGCTGCATCGCCGCTGGAAAGTCCAACCCGAGGGCGTGGCCAACCCCTATGACAAGCCTTCAAACTCGTCCGTCAGCTAA